A window of the Brassica napus cultivar Da-Ae chromosome A2, Da-Ae, whole genome shotgun sequence genome harbors these coding sequences:
- the LOC106395755 gene encoding protein NRT1/ PTR FAMILY 5.13-like isoform X1, whose product MTSTAETPLLEEYVTDAVDHGELPAGRSSTGRWSAAWFIIGVEVAERFAYYGIASNLINYLTGPLGLSTAVAASNVNAWSGISCLLPVLGAFVADAFLGRYRTIIIASLVYVLGLALLTLSTCLVPISTPSEHIASVASSSPSSLLNLLFFFSLYLVAIGQSGHKPCVQAFGADQFDEKDPKERLERSSFFNWWYLSMCAGVTLAILVVVYIQEAVSWAFGFGIPCVFMVVSLVLFVLGRRKYRYVRRRPEDETNPFTRIGRALLAPSACRASDVEDATALVRLIPVWLTTLTYAIPYAQYMTFFTKQGVTMERTIVPGVKIPPASFQVLMGFLIVICVPIYDRVLVPVSRYITKDPCGITMLKRVGTGMVRSSLTMVVAAMVESKRLETAKAYGLIDQPETTVPMSICWLLPQYLMLALAEVFTIVGMQEFFYSQVPTELRSIGLALYLSTLGVGSLLSSLIISVIGLATGGDGGNSWFNSNLNRAHLDYFYWLLVAISALGFFAFLIISKSYIYRRVDGV is encoded by the exons ATGACCTCTACAGCCGAAACTCCTCTTCTAGAAGAATACGTGACAGACGCCGTTGACCACGGCGAACTTCCCGCCGGAAGATCCAGTACCGGTAGATGGAGTGCCGCCTGGTTCATAATCG GTGTGGAAGTAGCGGAGAGGTTCGCTTACTATGGAATCGCATCAAACCTCATAAACTACTTGACTGGGCCACTTGGTCTATCTACTGCTGTCGCCGCTTCTAACGTCAACGCTTGGTCGGGAATCTCATGTCTTCTCCCTGTTCTGGGAGCTTTTGTCGCTGACGCTTTTCTTGGTCGGTACCGAACAATTATCATCGCTTCTCTTGTCTACGTACTG GGGCTGGCACTTTTGACTTTATCTACGTGTCTGGTTCCTATTAGTACACCAAGTGAACATATTGCTAGTGTGGCGTCTTCTTCACCATCTTCATTGCTGAATCTactcttctttttctctctgtATCTGGTGGCTATTGGACAAAGTGGGCATAAGCCTTGTGTTCAAGCGTTTGGGGCAGACCAGTTTGATGAGAAAGACCCGaaagagagactagagagaagCTCTTTCTTCAACTGGTGGTACCTTAGTATGTGTGCAGGGGTCACCCTAGCGATTCTAGTGGTTGTTTACATTCAGGAAGCTGTCAGCTGGGCATTCGGGTTTGGGATACCATGCGTGTTCATGGTGGTCTCTCTTGTTCTGTTTGTGCTTGGGAGAAGGAAGTACAGGTACGTTAGAAGAAGACCTGAAGATGAAACAAACCCTTTTACCAGGATAGGTAGAGCCTTGCTTGCTCCAAGTGCATGCCGTGCTAGTGATGTAGAAGATGCCACAGCTCTTGTTAGGCTTATCCCAGTGTGGCTTACAACTCTCACCTACGCTATACCTTACGCGCAATACATGACTTTCTTCACAAAGCAAGGCGTCACGATGGAAAGAACTATAGTTCCCGGTGTTAAGATTCCCCCTGCTTCTTTTCAGGTCCTTATGGGTTTCTTAATTGTAATCTGTGTACCCATCTACGACCGCGTTTTGGTGCCAGTCTCCAGGTACATAACCAAAGATCCTTGTGGCATCACAATGCTCAAAAGAGTTGGAACCGGAATGGTACGGTCATCTCTCACTATGGTGGTTGCAGCTATGGTTGAGTCAAAGCGGCTCGAGACAGCAAAAGCATACGGGCTTATAGACCAACCGGAAACAACTGTTCCAATGTCGATATGTTGGCTACTCCCTCAGTATCTGATGCTGGCATTGGCTGAAGTGTTCACAATAGTGGGAATGCAAGAGTTCTTCTACAGCCAAGTCCCTACAGAGCTGAGAAGTATCGGTCTCGCACTTTACTTAAGTACATTAGGAGTGGGAAGCTTGTTGAGTAGCTTAATCATCTCTGTGATTGGCTTGGCCACGGGAGGAGATGGTGGAAACAGCTGGTTCAATAGTAATCTGAACAGAGCACATCTCGATTATTTCTACTGGTTACTTGTGGCTATTAGCGCCTTAGGGTTCTTTGCTTTCTTGATCATTTCTAAATCGTATATATATCGCCGTGTGGATGGAGTGTAG
- the LOC106395755 gene encoding protein NRT1/ PTR FAMILY 5.13-like isoform X2: MECRLVHNRIFSGVEVAERFAYYGIASNLINYLTGPLGLSTAVAASNVNAWSGISCLLPVLGAFVADAFLGRYRTIIIASLVYVLGLALLTLSTCLVPISTPSEHIASVASSSPSSLLNLLFFFSLYLVAIGQSGHKPCVQAFGADQFDEKDPKERLERSSFFNWWYLSMCAGVTLAILVVVYIQEAVSWAFGFGIPCVFMVVSLVLFVLGRRKYRYVRRRPEDETNPFTRIGRALLAPSACRASDVEDATALVRLIPVWLTTLTYAIPYAQYMTFFTKQGVTMERTIVPGVKIPPASFQVLMGFLIVICVPIYDRVLVPVSRYITKDPCGITMLKRVGTGMVRSSLTMVVAAMVESKRLETAKAYGLIDQPETTVPMSICWLLPQYLMLALAEVFTIVGMQEFFYSQVPTELRSIGLALYLSTLGVGSLLSSLIISVIGLATGGDGGNSWFNSNLNRAHLDYFYWLLVAISALGFFAFLIISKSYIYRRVDGV; encoded by the exons ATGGAGTGCCGCCTGGTTCATAATCG TATATTTTCAGGTGTGGAAGTAGCGGAGAGGTTCGCTTACTATGGAATCGCATCAAACCTCATAAACTACTTGACTGGGCCACTTGGTCTATCTACTGCTGTCGCCGCTTCTAACGTCAACGCTTGGTCGGGAATCTCATGTCTTCTCCCTGTTCTGGGAGCTTTTGTCGCTGACGCTTTTCTTGGTCGGTACCGAACAATTATCATCGCTTCTCTTGTCTACGTACTG GGGCTGGCACTTTTGACTTTATCTACGTGTCTGGTTCCTATTAGTACACCAAGTGAACATATTGCTAGTGTGGCGTCTTCTTCACCATCTTCATTGCTGAATCTactcttctttttctctctgtATCTGGTGGCTATTGGACAAAGTGGGCATAAGCCTTGTGTTCAAGCGTTTGGGGCAGACCAGTTTGATGAGAAAGACCCGaaagagagactagagagaagCTCTTTCTTCAACTGGTGGTACCTTAGTATGTGTGCAGGGGTCACCCTAGCGATTCTAGTGGTTGTTTACATTCAGGAAGCTGTCAGCTGGGCATTCGGGTTTGGGATACCATGCGTGTTCATGGTGGTCTCTCTTGTTCTGTTTGTGCTTGGGAGAAGGAAGTACAGGTACGTTAGAAGAAGACCTGAAGATGAAACAAACCCTTTTACCAGGATAGGTAGAGCCTTGCTTGCTCCAAGTGCATGCCGTGCTAGTGATGTAGAAGATGCCACAGCTCTTGTTAGGCTTATCCCAGTGTGGCTTACAACTCTCACCTACGCTATACCTTACGCGCAATACATGACTTTCTTCACAAAGCAAGGCGTCACGATGGAAAGAACTATAGTTCCCGGTGTTAAGATTCCCCCTGCTTCTTTTCAGGTCCTTATGGGTTTCTTAATTGTAATCTGTGTACCCATCTACGACCGCGTTTTGGTGCCAGTCTCCAGGTACATAACCAAAGATCCTTGTGGCATCACAATGCTCAAAAGAGTTGGAACCGGAATGGTACGGTCATCTCTCACTATGGTGGTTGCAGCTATGGTTGAGTCAAAGCGGCTCGAGACAGCAAAAGCATACGGGCTTATAGACCAACCGGAAACAACTGTTCCAATGTCGATATGTTGGCTACTCCCTCAGTATCTGATGCTGGCATTGGCTGAAGTGTTCACAATAGTGGGAATGCAAGAGTTCTTCTACAGCCAAGTCCCTACAGAGCTGAGAAGTATCGGTCTCGCACTTTACTTAAGTACATTAGGAGTGGGAAGCTTGTTGAGTAGCTTAATCATCTCTGTGATTGGCTTGGCCACGGGAGGAGATGGTGGAAACAGCTGGTTCAATAGTAATCTGAACAGAGCACATCTCGATTATTTCTACTGGTTACTTGTGGCTATTAGCGCCTTAGGGTTCTTTGCTTTCTTGATCATTTCTAAATCGTATATATATCGCCGTGTGGATGGAGTGTAG
- the LOC125584188 gene encoding uncharacterized protein LOC125584188 — protein sequence MGFSGSCWVVLPSSNKKKQGRTDNTRRYASRSSSSTFLHHRFCVSLPLFLYYTLLGIISSSPYAPSIIPSSNDTLIFNFFFLRCCCGSISRPPTTLHRWKDDTDPAVYSETIVECSWDQDEKVWVRESGWINQRQMISTLRERPDMGRPRLHSQQRHRCCRPRPVSPHQPFRDT from the exons ATGGGCTTCTCCGGATCGTGTTGGGTTGTGTTACCCAGttcgaataaaaaaaaacaaggcaGGACGGATAATACGAGGCGCTACGCTTCTCGCTCTTCGTCTTCCACCTTTCTTCACCATCGTTTCTGCGTCTCCCTCCCTCTCTTCCTTTACTATACGTTACTCGGTATCATCTCTTCATCTCCCTACGCCCCTTCCATCATCCCCTCTTCAAATGATACActtatattcaatttttttttcctccgCTGTTGTTGCGGGTCAATCAGCCGGCCCCCTACTACTCTTCATAGATGGAAAG ATGATACAGACCCTGCCGTGTACTCCGAGACGATTGTAGAGTGTTCATGGGATCAGGATGAGAAAGTCTGGGTACGCGAGTCAGGGTGGATAAATCAACGCCAAATGATATCAACACTTAGAGAAAG GCCAGACATGGGCCGTCCAAGGCTCCACTCTCAACAACGTCACCGTTGTTGTCGTCCTAGACCCGTCAGCCCTCATCAACCATTTC GGGACACTTGA
- the LOC106395773 gene encoding wax ester synthase/diacylglycerol acyltransferase 2-like isoform X2, whose protein sequence is MAIEKQVIVGEIPVSPFSRLFSMPGLDCFNIVTIGFKNEASPSAFIEGLKNTLLNHPRFSCILETGSGEHKPRWIPTNVNVKDHVVVPNIDPTIENPDQFLEDYTSNMVFSPIDVCKPLWEIHILNIKTSDAESLLVARFHHSLGDGMSLMSLLLACSRKTSDPGALPTLVAQKKSKVTNVVWWSLVSRLWLIIKLMFNTVVEVFKFLLILCSVRDNATPLMEKPRATLTPNKFIHRVISLDDVKVVKNAMNMTVNDVILGMVQAGLSRYLSQKYDSETNPKLKKSLENICLRGVVFFNLRSNKKIEDLAKMMEKGSTSRWGNSIGYVMIPLWMKSENDIFEYIRRSKTIMDRKKLSLEPLFSYTLFKLTVEVFGYKALRTLAMRIFGRSTVVLSNVAGPTEEISLFDHQISYVAASISGFPQALIVHITSYVNKAIINLGVDLDVIPDPHHLCDHIVEALQIMKSAVEEEISADLGV, encoded by the exons atggCAATTGAGAAGCAAGTGATTGTTGGAGAGATACCGGTCAGCCCGTTTTCACGGCTGTTCAGCATGCCAGGCCTCGATTGCTTCAACATAGTCACCATTGGATTCAAAAACGAGGCCAGTCCATCAGCCTTTATAGAAGGCTTGAAGAATACTTTGCTCAACCATCCACGCTTCTCTTGCATACTA GAGACAGGTTCTGGTGAACACAAACCAAGATGGATTCCCACAAACGTAAACGTTAAAGATCATGTAGTTGTTCCGAATATAGATCCCACGATTGAAAACCCTGATCAATTTCTAGAGGATTATACATCAAATATGGTTTTTTCACCAATTGATGTGTGTAAACCGTTATGGGAGATACACATACTCAATATTAAAACATCAGATGCAGAATCTCTCCTTGTGGCGAGATTTCATCACTCCTTGGGTGATGGGATGTCACTTATGTCTCTTTTACTCGCTTGTAGTCGAAAAACAAGTGACCCAGGGGCATTACCCACTTTGGTTGCTCAAAAAAAGAGCAAAGTAACCAATGTTGTTTGGTGGTCGTTGGTTTCTCGTTTGTGgttaataataaaactaatgTTCAACACTGTTGTTGAAGTTTTCAAGTTTCTGCTCATTCTATGCTCCGTCCGTGACAACGCAACTCCTCTAATGGAGAAACCAAGGGCTACACTTACCCCTAACAAGTTCATTCACAGAGTCATTAGTTTGGACGATGTGAAAGTCGTGAAGAACGCAATGAATATG ACTGTGAATGATGTCATTCTTGGAATGGTGCAAGCTGGTCTTTCACGATATCTGAGTCAAAAATACG ACTCGGAAACAAATCCGAAGTTAAAGAAATCTCTAGAAAATATATGTCTTCGTGGTGTTGTATTCTTTAACCTAAGATCAAATAAGAAAATCGAG GATCTTGCTAAAATGATGGAGAAAGGTTCGACGTCAAGATGGGGAAACTCAATCGGTTATGTTATGATTCCGCTATGGATGAAATCTgaaaatgatatatttgaaTACATCCGACGATCTAAAACTATTATGGATCGAAAAAAACTCTCTCTCGAACCTCTATTTTCCTATACGTTGTTCAAATTGACTGTGGAAGTTTTTGGATATAAG GCACTAAGAACTCTTGCAATGAGAATTTTTGGTCGCTCAACAGTCGTATTGTCAAATGTTGCCGGTCCGACCGAAGAAATAAGCCTTTTCGACCACCAAATATCTTATGTTGCCGCAAGTATATCTGGTTTTCCACAG GCGCTCATTGTCCACATAACAAGCTATGTAAACAAAGCTATCATCAATCTTGGAGTTGATCTCGACGTAATTCCAGACCCTCATCACCTTTGTGATCACATAGTCGAAGCTCTTCAGATTATGAAATCAGCTGTCGAAGAAGAAATTTCTGCCGATTTGGGCGTTTGA
- the LOC106395773 gene encoding wax ester synthase/diacylglycerol acyltransferase 2-like isoform X1 — protein sequence MAIEKQVIVGEIPVSPFSRLFSMPGLDCFNIVTIGFKNEASPSAFIEGLKNTLLNHPRFSCILETGSGEHKPRWIPTNVNVKDHVVVPNIDPTIENPDQFLEDYTSNMVFSPIDVCKPLWEIHILNIKTSDAESLLVARFHHSLGDGMSLMSLLLACSRKTSDPGALPTLVAQKKSKVTNVVWWSLVSRLWLIIKLMFNTVVEVFKFLLILCSVRDNATPLMEKPRATLTPNKFIHRVISLDDVKVVKNAMNMTVNDVILGMVQAGLSRYLSQKYDSETNPKLKKSLENICLRGVVFFNLRSNKKIEDLAKMMEKGSTSRWGNSIGYVMIPLWMKSENDIFEYIRRSKTIMDRKKLSLEPLFSYTLFKLTVEVFGYKVSLYIILISIMFDILYVMVNSNGFIWTCGWITGTKNSCNENFWSLNSRIVKCCRSDRRNKPFRPPNILCCRKYIWFSTGMTQKANNISLIYFASLVILKWSKRKKNGC from the exons atggCAATTGAGAAGCAAGTGATTGTTGGAGAGATACCGGTCAGCCCGTTTTCACGGCTGTTCAGCATGCCAGGCCTCGATTGCTTCAACATAGTCACCATTGGATTCAAAAACGAGGCCAGTCCATCAGCCTTTATAGAAGGCTTGAAGAATACTTTGCTCAACCATCCACGCTTCTCTTGCATACTA GAGACAGGTTCTGGTGAACACAAACCAAGATGGATTCCCACAAACGTAAACGTTAAAGATCATGTAGTTGTTCCGAATATAGATCCCACGATTGAAAACCCTGATCAATTTCTAGAGGATTATACATCAAATATGGTTTTTTCACCAATTGATGTGTGTAAACCGTTATGGGAGATACACATACTCAATATTAAAACATCAGATGCAGAATCTCTCCTTGTGGCGAGATTTCATCACTCCTTGGGTGATGGGATGTCACTTATGTCTCTTTTACTCGCTTGTAGTCGAAAAACAAGTGACCCAGGGGCATTACCCACTTTGGTTGCTCAAAAAAAGAGCAAAGTAACCAATGTTGTTTGGTGGTCGTTGGTTTCTCGTTTGTGgttaataataaaactaatgTTCAACACTGTTGTTGAAGTTTTCAAGTTTCTGCTCATTCTATGCTCCGTCCGTGACAACGCAACTCCTCTAATGGAGAAACCAAGGGCTACACTTACCCCTAACAAGTTCATTCACAGAGTCATTAGTTTGGACGATGTGAAAGTCGTGAAGAACGCAATGAATATG ACTGTGAATGATGTCATTCTTGGAATGGTGCAAGCTGGTCTTTCACGATATCTGAGTCAAAAATACG ACTCGGAAACAAATCCGAAGTTAAAGAAATCTCTAGAAAATATATGTCTTCGTGGTGTTGTATTCTTTAACCTAAGATCAAATAAGAAAATCGAG GATCTTGCTAAAATGATGGAGAAAGGTTCGACGTCAAGATGGGGAAACTCAATCGGTTATGTTATGATTCCGCTATGGATGAAATCTgaaaatgatatatttgaaTACATCCGACGATCTAAAACTATTATGGATCGAAAAAAACTCTCTCTCGAACCTCTATTTTCCTATACGTTGTTCAAATTGACTGTGGAAGTTTTTGGATATAAGGTGAGTTTGTATATCATTCTTATTTCGATCATGTTTGATATATTATATGTGATGGTAAATTCAAACGGATTCATTTGGACGTGTGGGTGGATAACAGGCACTAAGAACTCTTGCAATGAGAATTTTTGGTCGCTCAACAGTCGTATTGTCAAATGTTGCCGGTCCGACCGAAGAAATAAGCCTTTTCGACCACCAAATATCTTATGTTGCCGCAAGTATATCTGGTTTTCCACAGGTATGACCCAAAAGGCAAATAATATATCCTTGATTTATTTTGCAAGTCTAGTAATTCTAAAatggtcaaaaagaaaaaagaacggatgttaa
- the LOC106371090 gene encoding protein NRT1/ PTR FAMILY 5.11-like has protein sequence MLIAGDELGNTLPPGNLAVRSTSGGWKSARLIIFVEMAEQFASYGISSNLITYLTGPLGESTAAAAANINAWSGTEAFLPLLWSFVADSFLGRFRTIIISSSLYILGLGLLSFSAMIPSHSKDSNQLQVTLFFISLYLIAIGQGGFSPCIKVFGADQFDGNDLKELKAKSSFFNWLMFGSCVSILTTRLISNYIQENLSWSLGFGIPSASMLLALLLFLLGTKTYRFTTERGGNKNPFARIIRVFIETVKNRRQPDLHIANPNETLLLVAHQSSKQFRFLDRAAASCDLSEIEDAKAVLKLVPIWINCLVYSTVCSQIPTFFTKQGSTMNRYISPGILVPAATLQCVLSLAMVVFIPIYDRLLVPIARSFTQNPLGITTLQRIGAGMFLSNIAMVVAAFVETKRLQTAQDDITTMMSVWWLVPQYAIYGVSYAFLTIGLQEFFYDQVPSELRSVGMALNLSIFGVGNFLSSFMISVIDKVTSQLCQTSWFDNDLNKAHLDYFYWLLACVSSIGLASYLWFAKSYVYNRPNTF, from the exons ATGTTGATCGCCGGAGATGAGCTCGGAAATACTCTTCCTCCGGGAAATCTAGCCGTCAGATCCACCTCTGGAGGATGGAAATCGGCAAGGCTCATCATCT TCGTAGAAATGGCCGAGCAGTTCGCCTCTTACGGGATATCGTCCAACCTCATAACGTACCTGACAGGACCACTGGGAGAGTCAACGGCCGCAGCTGCAGCAAATATCAACGCCTGGAGTGGAACGGAAGCGTTTCTTCCACTTCTCTGGAGCTTTGTCGCTGACTCGTTTCTTGGTCGTTTCCGTACCATCATAATCTCATCTTCTCTATACATCTTG gGACTTGGGTTACTGTCTTTTTCAGCCATGATTCCTTCTCACTCCAAAGATTCGAATCAACTCCAAGTGACTCTCTTTTTCATCTCTCTGTATCTTATAGCCATAGGACAAGGAGGTTTCAGCCCTTGTATTAAGGTATTTGGAGCTGATCAATTTGATGGAAATGACCTAAAAGAGTTGAAAGCAAAGAGTTCTTTTTTCAACTGGTTGATGTTTGGAAGCTGTGTTAGCATATTGACAACTCGCTTGATCTCTAACTACATCCAAGAGAATCTAAGCTGGTCCTTAGGATTTGGTATTCCAAGTGCTTCCATGCTACTTGCTCTGCTGCTCTTCCTCCTTGGAACTAAGACTTACCGTTTCACAACTGAGAGAGGAGGAAACAAAAACCCTTTTGCTAGAATTATTCGTGTTTTTATAGAAACCGTAAAGAACAGAAGACAACCAGATTTACACATAGCTAACCCGAACGAGACCCTACTTCTTGTGGCTCACCAGAGTTCCAAACAATTTAG GTTCCTTGACAGAGCGGCGGCTTCATGTGATTTGTCTGAAATTGAAGACGCAAAAGCTGTGCTAAAGCTTGTTCCCATATGGATAAATTGCTTGGTTTACTCCACTGTATGTTCACAGATCCCTACTTTCTTCACAAAGCAAGGATCAACCATGAACAGATATATCTCACCAGGAATTTTAGTTCCCGCAGCTACGCTCCAATGCGTCTTAAGCCTAGCAATGGTTGTTTTCATCCCAATCTACGACCGTCTACTAGTCCCGATCGCAAGATCATTTACTCAAAACCCTTTAGGAATCACAACGCTTCAGAGGATTGGCGCTGGCATGTTTCTCTCCAATATTGCCATGGTGGTTGCCGCTTTTGTCGAGaccaaaaggctccaaaccgcTCAAGATGATATCACAACAATGATGAGCGTGTGGTGGTTGGTTCCACAATATGCTATCTACGGTGTCTCGTATGCGTTCTTAACGATTGGCTTACAGGAGTTTTTCTACGACCAAGTCCCTAGTGAGCTTAGGAGCGTCGGTATGGCTCTGAATCTAAGCATATTCGGGGTCGGCAACTTCCTAAGCAGCTTCATGATATCAGTCATCGACAAAGTCACAAGCCAGCTTTGTCAAACGAGCTGGTTCGATAACGACCTTAACAAGGCTCATTTAGATTACTTCTACTGGCTACTTGCTTGTGTTAGTTCCATTGGTTTAGCCTCTTACTTGTGGTTCGCCAAGTCGTATGTGTACAATAGACCAAACACATTCTAA
- the LOC106369468 gene encoding protein NRT1/ PTR FAMILY 5.12-like — protein sequence MSISNADSETGTTLSYGVVEGSVDFRGKPSVRSSSGGWRSSGFIIGAEVSEKFAYFGVASNLITYFTAQLGESTAAAASNVNLWLGTAAFLPLIWGSIADSFLGRFRTILFTSSLYILGLGLLTFSATIPSACKDQETLVSCVSQFKVTVFFCALYLIALGEGGFKACLRAFGADQFDEQDPIESKAKSSFFNWLYFAISFGILATRLVSNYVQENLSWALGFGIPCVSMMISLFFFLLGTNTYRFSTGGEVRQGRKHNNPFVRIGRVFVAAAKNRRETSSETLLLLPHEGSKQYRFLDRAAISCDSVEVEEAKSVLSLVPVWMCCLVFGIVFAQSPTFFTKQGATMDRSISSTFSVPAATLQGFISVAILVFIPIYDRVLVPIARSITHKPAGITTLQRISTGIFLSILSMVIAALVEMKRLKTARDHGLVDSPNATVPMSVCWLIPQYVLYGVSDVFTMVGLQEFFYGQIPVELRSLGLSMYLSVIGIGNYLSSFMVSVIEKATSQPGQASWFDNNLNQAHLDYFYWLLACLSSISFVSLVYFAKSYVYNSPK from the exons ATGTCGATCTCTAACGCTGATAGTGAGACTGGAACTACACTTTCATATGGTGTTGTCGAGGGTTCCGTTGACTTCCGAGGCAAGCCATCCGTCAGGTCCTCTTCCGGGGGCTGGAGATCCTCTGGCTTCATCATTG GAGCGGAAGTGTCGGAGAAGTTCGCCTACTTTGGAGTAGCCTCGAATCTGATAACTTACTTCACGGCGCAGTTAGGGGAGTCAACGGCGGCTGCAGCCTCAAACGTCAACCTCTGGCTCGGGACGGCAGCTTTCTTGCCACTGATCTGGGGCTCTATAGCGGACTCATTTCTTGGTCGTTTCCGTACCATCCTCTTCACGTCCTCTCTCTATATCTTG GGACTTGGGCTGCTTACGTTTTCAGCAACGATTCCGTCTGCATGCAAAGATCAAGAAACACTTGTCTCGTGCGTTTCTCAGTTTAAAGTGACAGTATTCTTTTGTGCTCTCTATCTGATAGCACTAGGCGAAGGAGGCTTCAAGGCATGTCTTAGAGCTTTCGGAGCAGATCAGTTTGATGAACAAGACCCTATAGAGTCCAAAGCCAAGAGCTCATTCTTTAACTGGTTGTATTTTGCGATATCATTTGGCATATTGGCCACTAGGTTGGTCTCTAATTATGTCCAAGAGAATCTGAGTTGGGCTTTAGGGTTTGGGATTCCATGTGTTTCCATGATGATTTCTCTATTCTTCTTTTTACTTGGGACCAACACTTATCGCTTCAGCACTGGAGGAGAAGTAAGACAAGGACGAAAGCATAATAACCCTTTTGTAAGAATTGGCCGTGTTTTTGTTGCTGCTGCGAAAAATCGACGAGAGACTTCGTCAgaaacccttctccttcttcctcacGAAGGTTCGAAGCAATACag ATTCCTCGACAGGGCGGCGATTTCATGTGATTCAGTTGAAGTTGAAGAAGCGAAATCTGTGTTAAGTCTCGTTCCAGTTTGGATGTGTTGTTTAGTATTTGGCATTGTTTTTGCGCAGTCCCCTACTTTCTTTACAAAGCAAGGAGCCACAATGGACAGATCAATCTCATCAACATTCTCAGTCCCTGCAGCGACACTCCAAGGTTTCATAAGCGTAGCAATCCTTGTTTTCATCCCAATCTACGACCGTGTACTTGTCCCAATCGCAAGATCAATCACTCATAAACCAGCAGGAATCACAACCCTTCAAAGGATCAGCACAGGCATTTTCCTCTCTATTCTTTCAATGGTAATAGCTGCTTTGGTCGAGATGAAAAGACTGAAGACCGCTCGCGATCACGGGCTTGTTGATTCCCCTAATGCCACGGTTCCAATGAGTGTTTGCTGGCTAATTCCACAGTACGTTCTCTATGGAGTCTCTGATGTTTTCACTATGGTTGGATTACAAGAGTTCTTCTACGGACAAATCCCGGTCGAGCTAAGGAGCTTGGGATTATCTATGTACCTTAGCGTAATCGGCATAGGCAACTACTTGAGTAGCTTCATGGTATCAGTCATTGAGAAAGCAACGAGCCAGCCAGGTCAAGCGAGTTGGTTTGATAATAACCTGAACCAGGCACATCTTGATTACTTCTATTGGCTACTTGCTTGTCTCAGCTCCATTTCATTCGTTTCTTTGGTCTATTTTGCTAAGTCGTACGTCTACAACAGCCCAAAGTAA